In Horticoccus luteus, the following proteins share a genomic window:
- a CDS encoding ATPase domain-containing protein translates to MAPSHEDAVSPTGVAGLDEILRGGLVANRLYLLLGAPGVGKTTVALQYLLHGAREGERGLYIALSETRAEIESVARSHGWPLDSISIFELSALEQQLAEEAQNTVFHPADVELNKTTQLLLDRIQEVKPRRVVLDSLSELRLMSDSALRYRRQMLSLKQFFAGEQMTVLLLDDHSADGGDLHVQSIAHGVISLEQIVSDYGSERRRIRVNKMRGVNFAGGYHDAMIVRGGVVVFPRLIASDHGRAYARDEVVSGNAELDSLLGGGLHRGTSALLLGPAGTGKSTVALQFAVAAAERGQRVLMCLFEENLDTMKARAKSAGIQAEALIASGQIKVMQVDPAELTPGEFAHIVVQHAQDPNIGIVVIDSLNGYMQAMPDAKFLNIQLHELLAYLNRHGVLTILTVAQHGLVGQMQTPVDLTYLADTVILLRYFEQGGRIKKAISVIKKRIGAHEDTIREFQISSAGLRLGPPLEEFQGVLTGVPVFKGRAEQMMESK, encoded by the coding sequence ATGGCACCCTCCCATGAAGATGCAGTATCGCCGACGGGCGTAGCCGGTTTGGACGAGATTCTCCGCGGCGGCTTGGTGGCGAACCGGTTGTATTTGCTCCTCGGAGCGCCCGGCGTGGGCAAGACAACGGTGGCCTTGCAATACCTGCTGCACGGGGCGCGGGAGGGAGAGCGCGGCCTCTATATCGCGTTGTCGGAGACGCGGGCGGAAATCGAGTCCGTGGCGCGTTCGCACGGCTGGCCCCTGGACTCGATTTCAATCTTCGAACTCTCCGCGCTCGAGCAACAACTGGCCGAGGAGGCGCAGAACACGGTGTTTCATCCCGCCGATGTGGAGTTGAACAAAACGACGCAACTGCTGCTGGATCGCATCCAGGAAGTGAAGCCGCGGCGAGTGGTGCTCGATTCGCTCTCGGAGTTGCGGTTGATGTCGGACTCGGCGCTGCGTTACCGGCGGCAAATGCTGTCGTTGAAGCAGTTTTTCGCGGGCGAGCAGATGACGGTGCTGCTTTTGGACGATCACTCAGCGGATGGCGGCGACCTGCACGTGCAGAGCATCGCGCACGGCGTGATTTCGCTGGAGCAAATCGTGTCGGACTATGGATCGGAGCGGCGCCGGATCCGGGTGAACAAGATGCGGGGCGTGAATTTTGCCGGCGGTTATCACGATGCCATGATCGTGCGGGGTGGCGTGGTGGTCTTTCCGCGGCTGATCGCTTCGGACCACGGCCGGGCGTATGCGCGGGATGAAGTGGTGTCGGGAAATGCAGAACTGGACAGCCTGCTGGGCGGGGGGCTGCACCGCGGCACCAGCGCGCTTTTGCTCGGACCGGCGGGCACGGGTAAATCGACCGTGGCGTTGCAATTCGCCGTCGCCGCGGCGGAGCGGGGGCAGCGTGTGTTGATGTGCCTGTTCGAGGAAAATCTCGACACGATGAAGGCGCGGGCGAAATCGGCGGGAATCCAGGCGGAGGCGTTGATCGCCTCCGGGCAGATCAAGGTAATGCAGGTCGATCCGGCCGAATTAACGCCGGGCGAGTTCGCACACATCGTCGTGCAGCACGCCCAAGATCCCAACATTGGCATCGTGGTGATCGACAGCCTCAATGGCTATATGCAGGCGATGCCGGACGCGAAGTTCCTGAACATCCAGCTGCACGAACTGCTGGCTTATCTGAACCGGCACGGCGTGCTGACGATTCTGACGGTGGCGCAACACGGCTTGGTGGGGCAGATGCAGACGCCGGTGGATCTGACGTATCTCGCCGACACCGTGATCCTGCTGCGGTATTTCGAACAAGGCGGCCGGATTAAAAAGGCGATTTCCGTCATCAAGAAGCGCATCGGCGCGCACGAGGATACGATCCGGGAGTTTCAAATCTCGAGCGCGGGGCTGCGGCTGGGTCCGCCCTTGGAGGAGTTCCAGGGGGTGTTGACCGGCGTCCCTGTGTTCAAGGGCCGGGCGGAACAGATGATGGAAAGCAAATAA
- a CDS encoding sensor histidine kinase, with translation MAAGTSDRDVVLVMAPIGADAANIETVLRRGGVATQACVTDLDLKLALREDCSAIVLTEEALVSPVQKVLAAAFAEQPPWSDIPVVLIGGGGSTNSGASAAARLRGAHRTVTLLERPLRATTLMATIQTVLSARRRQYEIRGLLSERDSLLSSLEARVADRTADLQRMVEEMEAFSYSVSHDLRSPLRSVAGYARVIEEDFGDEIPAGAKEYLEKIVRAARRMDSLTQDVLAYTRATRCEMEITAVDLDWLMAEVIEQYPALGASADCIRVRRPLGRVMGHVPSLIQCFSNLLGNAVKFVPEGRTPEIQVFAEQRDSRRRVSVKDNGIGIDPLHHARIFRMFERAAKTQFAGTGIGLAIVKKAVERMGGTIGVISAAGAGAQFWVELVASSGEAAAAKAATGTVNAALAGLVPARI, from the coding sequence ATGGCGGCGGGGACGAGCGATCGCGACGTAGTGCTGGTGATGGCGCCCATCGGCGCCGATGCGGCAAACATTGAAACGGTGCTGCGCCGGGGCGGCGTGGCGACGCAGGCGTGCGTGACGGATCTCGACCTGAAACTGGCCCTGCGGGAGGACTGCAGCGCCATCGTCTTGACGGAGGAAGCGCTGGTATCGCCCGTGCAAAAAGTGCTGGCGGCGGCGTTTGCGGAGCAACCGCCCTGGTCGGACATTCCGGTGGTGTTGATCGGCGGCGGGGGTTCGACGAACAGCGGAGCGAGCGCGGCGGCCCGGCTGCGCGGCGCGCATCGCACGGTCACCCTGCTGGAACGGCCGCTGCGCGCGACGACGTTGATGGCCACCATTCAAACGGTGCTGTCGGCGCGCCGGCGCCAATACGAAATTCGCGGGTTGTTGAGTGAACGCGATTCGTTGTTGAGTTCGCTGGAGGCGAGGGTGGCGGATCGCACGGCGGATTTGCAGCGTATGGTCGAGGAGATGGAGGCGTTTTCCTACAGCGTGTCGCACGATTTGCGTTCGCCGTTGCGGAGTGTCGCCGGCTACGCCCGGGTGATTGAGGAGGATTTCGGCGACGAGATCCCGGCTGGGGCCAAGGAGTATCTGGAAAAAATCGTCCGGGCGGCGCGGCGCATGGACAGCCTGACGCAGGACGTGCTGGCCTACACGCGGGCGACGCGTTGCGAGATGGAGATCACGGCGGTGGATCTCGACTGGCTGATGGCGGAGGTCATCGAGCAGTATCCGGCGTTGGGCGCCTCGGCCGACTGCATCCGGGTGCGACGGCCGTTGGGCCGCGTGATGGGCCACGTGCCGTCGTTGATCCAGTGCTTTTCGAATCTGCTGGGAAATGCCGTGAAGTTCGTCCCAGAGGGGCGCACGCCGGAAATTCAGGTGTTCGCCGAGCAGCGCGATTCCCGGCGGCGCGTGTCGGTGAAGGATAACGGCATCGGGATCGACCCATTGCATCACGCGCGGATTTTTCGGATGTTCGAGCGTGCCGCGAAGACTCAGTTTGCGGGCACGGGAATCGGGCTCGCGATCGTTAAGAAAGCGGTGGAGCGGATGGGCGGGACGATCGGCGTGATTTCCGCGGCGGGCGCGGGCGCGCAATTCTGGGTGGAGCTGGTGGCTTCCTCCGGGGAAGCAGCGGCGGCAAAGGCCGCGACGGGCACGGTGAACGCCGCGTTGGCGGGGTTGGTGCCGGCGAGAATCTGA
- a CDS encoding response regulator — MRVTVLVAEDDDDDYFFTARVLTRTRQAEVVRVESGRAVVDYLLGAGPYEDRGKFPWPDLVLLDLKMGEMDGHGVLAWVAKNAWSQPPRIFVLTGSGESRDRERVQATGMAEGYLVKPLTPDNLAEILKLPV; from the coding sequence ATGCGTGTCACCGTTTTGGTCGCGGAAGATGACGACGATGACTACTTCTTCACCGCGCGAGTGCTGACTCGCACACGGCAGGCAGAGGTGGTGCGGGTGGAAAGCGGGCGCGCGGTCGTCGATTACCTGCTCGGCGCGGGACCGTATGAGGACCGCGGCAAATTTCCGTGGCCCGATCTGGTGCTGCTGGACTTGAAAATGGGCGAGATGGACGGGCACGGTGTGCTCGCGTGGGTGGCGAAAAACGCGTGGTCGCAGCCACCGAGAATTTTTGTGCTGACCGGCTCGGGGGAATCGCGCGATCGCGAGCGCGTGCAGGCGACGGGCATGGCGGAGGGCTATCTGGTGAAACCGCTCACGCCGGATAACCTCGCGGAAATCCTGAAGCTGCCGGTGTGA
- a CDS encoding STAS/SEC14 domain-containing protein produces the protein MNTTTHSDHVRIETVPATHTLEIRAHGKLTRADYDRLLPEIETLTASWPKINFFIVLDDFDGWEPAAAWADLKYDVRNGNRFGRAAIIGDSASERWGTRFTNLVLPGEIKFFEPAETSAARAWVHAAG, from the coding sequence ATGAATACCACGACTCACTCCGATCACGTGCGCATCGAAACCGTGCCCGCCACGCACACCTTGGAAATTCGCGCGCACGGCAAACTCACCCGCGCCGATTACGATCGCCTCCTGCCCGAGATCGAAACCCTCACGGCGTCGTGGCCCAAAATTAACTTTTTCATCGTCCTCGACGATTTCGATGGCTGGGAACCCGCCGCCGCCTGGGCCGACCTCAAATACGATGTCCGCAACGGCAACCGCTTCGGTCGCGCGGCCATCATCGGTGACTCTGCGAGCGAGCGCTGGGGCACGCGCTTCACCAACCTGGTGTTGCCGGGCGAAATCAAATTCTTCGAGCCCGCTGAAACCTCTGCCGCTCGCGCATGGGTGCACGCCGCCGGCTGA